The Gemmatimonadales bacterium genome segment AAGCAGGTGAGTCGCGCCGAGGGCAAGAGCTTCGCAGCCGTGGTGCGGGAGGCGGTGGCGGCGTACCTGGTCGCGCAGCCGGCCTCGGGACCTCGTCCCTTGCCGAGCTGGGTTGGGATGGGAGACAGCGGGCGCTCGGACATCTCGACGCACCTGGACGACTTCCTCTGGA includes the following:
- a CDS encoding CopG family transcriptional regulator; translated protein: MKRTTVFLDEALLKRLKQVSRAEGKSFAAVVREAVAAYLVAQPASGPRPLPSWVGMGDSGRSDISTHLDDFLWTDPHE